Within Quercus lobata isolate SW786 chromosome 5, ValleyOak3.0 Primary Assembly, whole genome shotgun sequence, the genomic segment ttaactttcttatttaattattaaatatatacttgaaaattattaaatttccctcacatatatagatatattgtcaattttgctagtcttataaatttaatatctatatttaggctttaattaattattaaattaattatgacgtcatcacggttcaaCCCCTGTTCGACCTCAGtttgacctcaaaaaccttgaacctctcccttttacgatTCAATGAATGGTTCGGGTTTGAAAACCTTGTGTAGGGACAAAATTTAGAGCCTAAGCCCACATTGTATGGAATCCTGGTTCAAAAAGCCCAAtgcaatgaattttgtagagtatgggtcaaagaactagattCGGATAAGTTAAGCAGAGGCTTGCATGAGATTAAGGAACACAGACAAGAACAAAAGCTATTATGATGACATAACCTTCGGTCCGAGGAGacacataatttaatttatgaatacAGATCACTACTTTAGGGTTCTTTTGCATGCTATAGTATTCCTTCCTCTTTTCTCCATCTCCTCCTTATGGGGGCTTCTATACATTATATAGGTTCTTCCTAATCATCTGAGTTTTACACTTGTCGATCATCCAAGTCTCCACTTGAGCacctatcccatcagacacctctttcagtcctttgtgagttgtggtagctagagcaacactgttcaggagtcttctccacattaatgcggccagaaaagtagctgcaatgcatttaatgtgatgGTGGCAGCTTTTgcttagatattttgtgttttcttccttttcacgTGTTTTAGGGATGCGTTTCAGTGGCTTGGACATACTTTTGCTCCTGATTTTCAGTGTCCGAGGAGGGGTTCCTCCTCGGACCCTCTTTCTTTGTCACCCGTGATAAAACTTATAACGCAGATTCGTCTAAGTCTCATTGACTCCTCAAACTAATTAGTGTCCTCGGACAACCCAAGGCCCAACTGGTCACTTTGGGCCATAGCCCCCACACCTTGCAAAAAAGGGCATCTATAATTTTTCGTGTGGAAGAAATTTCTGAATCCGTAACTACCCTtctcattttaatatttgtagattttttttttttttttgtttgatattttgataGAATATTCGTACCAAATTTCATGTTAAAAAGTGATTAATAGATTCAACAATATATGCCATTTCCAAGCAGGTCATAATATGATTACCTTTTTCCCTAAAGAAATTATTGATACTCTCGTCTCTCGCCTACAGCCACCAACTGCGCTGACTTAAGTCAACCAGTAAGAAGTTGGTATTACTTGTCTGAGTCCATTGAGAAAATTTCCAGGAAATTGAGAACAAAGTTTGTGGAGTACAAAATAGAAACCTTTTTCAAAAGGCAAGTCAATAGTCAAGATCAACCACTTCATAGTTCATATTTCCTCTCACCAACTAAGAAGTTGCAAGTAAATTAATGAGACTGGCCAAATGGGTCCAACTTTATGCGTCAACTACTCTCGTTTTGTActattctaaacaaaaataatacttagttaaaattttttattagtgattataatttatatatcaTTATACTTAAacacgtgtgtgtgtgtctctTTTTAAAATCAAAGTGGGTAGCTTAccaaaaaatagttataaattataatggcCAATTATTGTGATATCTCTTGATTTAAgactttaataataaataaaaaagattatgATCACTCTTTTTTAAGACTTTAATAAAAACAGTAGAGAGAGAATGGACATAGGACTAGGTTGTAACTTGTGTTGATGCATGGAAACATTTAATTGTAGTAAtaatgagggtttttttttttttttttaaaaattttttgatacaagatagaatttccactatagcctaatctaagtgtatatgtatgtgaaactccctcctagagacttgaaccttgaCCCTTACTCcttcacaccccacaagcatttatacttgtggagtgaccaccacaCCAAAGGTGCGCAATGGTAATAATAAGGTGTTCTTATCTGGGTGAACGAGGTGATAATATTGTCTTTTGTGTAGAATTATGAATGGATCACTTGGTAtcaaaattaagaatttaaatACAATGTAAAATTAGCTTACACATTTTTTGAATCATGGAAATATGGTGGATGTGCTATTGCAATTTGCTGAGGACCCTGCTCTTGATGTTAAGCTTGAGTGACATGGGATCAAGGCATTTACTCAGGTACTAGCTATCACACTTGACCTTATCTTTCATTATGAAGTCAATCTTTTACgtataatttatcattttatgaaGTTCACCTATGGCAAAATccttaagaaaaatttattgattaaatatACTAAAGTCTTCCTCTTGAAGACTTGAGTCTCACTCCTTACTACTTACTCtacaaaaattttgtacttaTGAAGCAACCACCACACCAAAAGTACGCAATAATTATAAACTTAACTTTTGAGAGCATATAatcctaaaacaaaaatttttccctttctaactatttttttttttaaatgtgtatatTTTTAACCAATTAAAACAAGTGATTTCCCCAAATCACCCCTAACACGTTCTTTCACTGTGCATTGGGCCACAAACACTTTCCACCATGCAATTTGTTTACCAAAGGGTGAtgaatttcaagatttttctaAGGAAAATATGATGATTCGTTGTTTGGTGTTAAGTTATAAGATTAATTCACACCATTGCTTGGTTATGGTTgcaaattattttttggtaagtGTACTGTGTACATGTATTATTTCCTAACACTGGGTAcacttcattttctttatatatatatatatatatatatatataaagtgcaAAAGGATGCTTTTAGACAAATAATTGAGATTTcgtagaaaatatatatatatatatatatatatatatatatataaagtgcaAAAGGATGCTTTTAGACAAATAATTGAGATTTCGTAGAAACATCCACAAGGATGCTTTAGACAATTCCCCTAAAGAGTATAATAATTCCAAAATGTGACATCTCATGAAAGACGCCAACCAAATAGTGTCCTCCCACTCAAACAACCAAAATACAAAGACTTTGTCCTTGCTTTCTTATCCTATAAATACCCATCACTACTATCACAACCATGACCGCTACAACTACCACTCATATACTAAAACCACCAAAACCATTATCAATATCTCACACACACTTTCACTACACATGGAAACTCCTACTTGGCCTTCACTCACTTTGGCATGGCTAGCAACCATAGCCCTCCTCCTCCTCTCCCACTATCTACGCCGCCGCAAAGTTAACTTGCCGCCAGGCCCAAAACCTTGGCCCATCATCGGAAACCTCAACCTTATAGGCTCACTTCCTCACCGATCCATCCATGAACTCAGCCAAAAATATGGGCCCATCATGCACCTCCGTTTTGGGTCATTCCCAGTGGTCGTGGGCTCTTCCGTTGAAATGGCTAAGGCCTTTCTCAAAACCCATGATGTCACCTTTGCCTCGAGGCCCAAAATTGCTGCAGGTAAATACACTACCTATAACTATTCCGATATCACTTGGTCCCCGTATGGGCCATATTGGCGCCAGGCCCGTAGAATGTGCCTAATGGAACTTTTTAGTGCAAAACGCTTAGAGTCCTATGAGTACATACGTAGGGAGGAAATGAATGCTTGCCTCAGAGACTTGTATGAGTCCTCAAATGAGGCTGTTTTATTGAAAGGCAATCTCACAACCGTGAGTCTCAATGTAATCAGCCGGATGGTGCTCGGAAAGAAGTACACCGACGAGACGGTGGACTCAATTGTGAGCCCCGACGAGTTCAAGAAGATGTTGGATGAGTTGTTCTTGCTTAGTGGGGTGTTGAACATAGGGGACTCGATCCCTTGGATTGATTTCTTGGACTTGCAAGGTTATATTAAGAGAATGAAGGCTTTGAGCAAGAAGTTTGATAGGTTCTTGGAGCATGTGTTGGATGAACATATTGAGAGGATGAAAGGAGTGAAAGATTACGTTGCAAAGGACATGGTGGATGTGCTTTTGCAATTTGCTGAGGACCCTGCTCTTGATGTTAAGCTTGAGAGACATGGGGTCAAGGCATTTACTCAGGTACTACTATCACACTTTACCTTATCTTTCATTATGAGGTCAATCTTTTACgtatagtttattattatttttatgaagtTCACCTATGGTAAAATccttaagaaaaatttattgacTAATTATATAATACTGCaatagtataataataataataatgtactCTTTCATATAATAGTTGAATCTTGATCCAATGTTGAGATTCGATACTTACGTGAGAAAAGAGAGTAGAGTCAGTGAACCATCGTTATCCTCTTGGAATATTTTATACTCTTTATCAATAGTCGGCATAACGTTAACCCTCTAATATAATGGAAATTTGCAGATATGCCACAACTAGAGCTGAAATATCTGTCAATGCTTTTGTCCTTTAATGATATATGAAAAGTGTTACGACAACAAcgttttcaaaacaaatgatAAGTGgttgatttatttgttttaagttAGATTtactattgaaattatttttttatctcatCAATAACAATTCGAAACAACTCgtcatttagaattttttatgcaaatatctggacatagcatttctcatatttctaacaaaaaaatacaaaacaaaataaaacaaaagtcGCTAACAGTAAAATACCGTGACTTGCTTCACCAGTCACCATCTTTATCagagcttcttcttttttcttttttcttttttttctttttttggggttaaataGCAGAGCAAGTTATGAGTTATTgtacattttgttttatttatagtaattaaaaatattttgttgtttaataTTCACTGAtttaccccccaaaaaaaaaattgtatcttttttttaattattatttaggaGTTGGTTTGAGTGTACATAAACCAGAACCGAGGTAGTCTTAGTTGGgttgtattttcttttccttttttttgatgggaagttGGGTTGTATTTTCAATTCCTTTGAGTGCTGTATCATCTTCCTTGTGGGTCAATAGCAGCCACAGAATTCAAAAAATGCCTTGTGTGGCTTCCACTAATTTTGGTTTATATAATTTCCTAGAAATTTCCCTTATAACTTTCTCATAAAATCATCTAATAAGACATTATTAACTTCAATTAGTGGCATAATATCTTTGATCGAAATATTGATTGATAGAGACaacttttgttctttttttttttttttttaaataattaaatctgACCACACAAGTTACGAGTCCCAATGGAGATTCATAGTGGGCTCGCACCACTGGTCAATTCGTTGTATTGGTATAGTATTAGTACATGCAACTAGAttcaattatttgtttcttttgtcctTTTAAGCAAATGACTCCAAAGGAAGGAAGAGCCAGTCGGTTGAGCTTGgattttttgggcttatttacttattttatttgcttaagtataattttaagaactttattttttaaagaaaaagaagatttatcaaaccaattttttttttttctttggaatgaaatatttttttagttctacaattttacaatttgttttgcttggaatgaaaataataataataataatacttcgACTAGGACCATGGACTAGATTTCCCAAAGTgggtttagcaaaaaaaaaaaaaaagatttcccAAAGTGGGACATAATCCATTTTTAGCTTTTACATTGACGTTACTGCCAATAAACTTTTCCTGGTAACAGATACACGTGAGAAACTTGGCAGCTaccaaatttgaaatttgtccATATCTGTTTTATGGTATCTAGTGGATtccacttatcaaaaaataaataaataacttaggGATCACAAACCCAGATGTGACCACACTAAGAACTTATGTGACACAAGTAATCTCATTGCTTCCCACTCTActtacttttattgtttatcTTTACAGTAATacatctaaatttttaactcGTCAGAAGTAATTGATGATAAGTGATGAATCCATGTAAATAGTGGTAAATAAAAAGTGTCCATAAATCACcattgattattttaatatattgtaaaatttcgtATGTCCCTAAATTTATTCtgatataataatatatatagacaataAATAAAGATTAGTAGTATTTTTTTGACTAATAAGGAACTCATAATTTAGTGTACAATAAGTGAGTTGAGTCCAATAATCATAGATGTGAATCATTTGATGAACttgcaataatttattttttctcttatgTATTGAATTATAAAGACTTGGCTAATTGGTCTACAGGATTTAATAGCGGGTGGAACTGAGAGCTCAGCTGTGACTGTAGAATGGGCAATCTCTGAGATACTAAAGAAGCCAGAGGTTTTCAAGAAGGCAACAGAAGAGCTAGATAGGGTAATTGGAAGAGATAGATGGGTTGAAGAGAAAGACATTGTGAATTTACCATACATTGATGCAATTATTAAGGAAACAATGAGGTTGCACCCTGTGGCACCAATGTTAGTACCTCGTCTATCTCGCGAAGATTGCAACATTGCTGGCTATGACATTCTCAAAGGTACCAGAGTGCTTGTAAATGTATGGACCATTGGAAGAGATCCAACATTATGGGACAAGCCAAATGAATTTTACCCAGAAAGGTTCATTGGGAAAGAAATAGATGTCAAAGGCCATGATTTTGAGCTACTGCCTTTTGGGGCTGGTAGAAGGATGTGCCCAGGTTATAGTCTAGGCCTAAAGGTGATTCAATCAAGTTTGTCTAATCTCTTGCATGGATTCACATGGAGTTTGCCAGAGAACATGAAGATTGAAGATCTTAACATGGAGGAAATATTTGGGCTCTCAACACCTAAGAAATTCCCACTTGAAGTTGTTGTGAAGCCAAGACTTCCAAAACATGTTTACTCTATGTGATTATGGGTTGCTTATAGGTTCCCTCTAATAAATAGCACTGAGATTCTCAGCTTGTACTAGTATTACTATGATGGTTCTACTCTTATGTGCTTCTTAATGAGCCTAGTGAAACAAAATCCGAATAACTGGTGTTAGCATTTATCTTAACCAAGCATGGATTTGTTCACACTTTAAGGTCATGCTATTAGTGTAATCTATATCAGTATGTCTTGGCTTTTGTATCACATCAACGtagtatataattatatatttttcttcatatcAGTCTTTCAGAGCCATTTTAAACTGTTCTGGTGCTTTATTTCATACCGAATAATATCGGGGATGAATTATTTCACAACTGTGGACATAGCTGGTTAACATTGGGTACTATACTAATATCATTTTCACTTAGGTCCACAATTGACATGACTTAAAGTATGTACTAATTACACCATACTTTGGgatagttgtgaaaaataatgTAACTCTATAGATATTGTTTGGTACGGTATTTGCTCCAGTTCTAATGACAGCATATCAGAAATGGAGCATGGGCTGTATATCAATAAATAGCATGACTTTGATTGTTTTTGGGTTGCAGGAAATAGGACAAAGAATATCCATgacaaaaaacataaagatcAATAGTATGTAAATTTCAGGTATGTAATAACTACTATTGGATACAAGCGACATGTTCATTTGTCTTTGTTTATAAAAATACTTACATGACAGACAACAAACTGGATTGCAAtcaagggtgagtttggttcagctttttgaaaaagtgcataatgaaaaagtggagttttgtaaaagtgcataatgaaaaagtggagtttcataaagctgagtgtttggtaaaatctgttaaaaagtgcataatgaaaaagctgagtgtttggtaaaaactgttaaaagtGGCTTTTAGAGGggtaaatgaccaaaaaggacaatgtatatataagggaatttatttcaaacttttttattttttattatttttttttttttttgtggatgtgagtttatttcatacttattaaattatctatttcatatacttactaaacaataataataataatattaattaaatctaaataatttccATCAACAtgaagcacaaaataaaaatgtaaaaagatgataaaatatacacCAATAAtctaagtttaaattgtactacataaaaatgtaaaaacatataaaatacatatcaataatctaagtttaaattgtacaacacaaaaatgtaaaaaagacgataaaatacataccaataacccaagtttaaattgtactacaggatattataaaaaaaagacaactaCTAATTCTTATCCCCCCAAATGGAATTAGCAAGTTGAATCTGTTCCACACAAAGATTACAGAAAGTAGTGGTCCAGCTTGACGATCAGATTagtgaatttttgagaaaataagtTCGTAAAAGTAGCATCCTGTGTTGTAAACTCCACCAACAAACACAATCTGCCACATTGTCCTGGGAATTACAGAAAGACTAAAAGGGTAAACAACAAGGAACATCCAATATTACTCTTGTAGGAAATAATATAACCAATAATATAAATAGGAGCTTACACAGAATTTCTTGCTCAAAATCTATACCAAATACTCTTTTATGCTTTGGTTGGCCATAAATGAGAGAATGCAGACTCAGTTTTTGGTGCAATGCACATTTAAATAGATCCATGTATATTCCATCAAACAATTGAGAAACGTGCAGTAGTTCATAGTTATATTTGATATAGGATCGAGATATTTGGCATAGTTGATTTCAGGATGCAGAATGCTACTACATTAACGAGATGGTGACCATGTAAATGAGAGGATGGAATTCTTAATAACAAGATAGGAATATTTGCAACTGCCTTCTATAACCTGAGGTTATAGATAAGTAGTAAAAGATTCAGGAATGAATTTCTGTTAAAGAAATTGTTATTCTACAAATCCATAGGAGAAAAGTTAGACAAAATCTTCTCATGTTAATGAAAGTTATATCTGACGAAGATGGAGAGTTTAAAAATTGGAGATCTTGTATTAGGTTCAAGAATCAAGAAGTGAACGAAAGACCATGTAGATAGAACCAGTTGTAAAGTGTGCAAGTAAAAGGCTGACTAGTTGATGTCCATTCAAGGGGTCAAATATAGTCCCATAAAGTATTCTATTTCATGGATGTTAACTTAAAACTACAAAGATATTTAACTGCATCATTAAAAATACTTATAAGTTGATTTAAACTCCCACTAAAGCTTGTCTCAAAGCTAAGGTATCTGACAAGCTAACTGAACTGTAAATGCCCCTAAATTCTTCTtgtccaaccaaacaaaagttAGAGAAACACATTTCATGCACCAGAGAACATGTATATATTCCAATCAGCAAGATCCGAAAACAATACCCATTATATATTCATCAAACTAACACTTCATTATATATTCCAATcagcaaaaacaaataacaaaacaagtaaAGGAACAATACCCATTCATAGGAAGatccgaaattttttttcccacactcggtaaaaaaaaaaaaaaatcagatcagTGTTGGTACCTGGTTTTTGGTAGCAGATCAGTGTTTTTGGTACCtgagaaatcaaaacccacacaccaaaagtgagaaatcaaccaaagaacagagaaatcaaacccagatccatgagaaatcaaccaaagaacagagaaatcaaaaccaaaaaaacccaaatcagacCCATGAGAATCAACCCAGGTTCGgtccaaatcaaaacaaaccatACCCATGacaaatcaacccaaagaacACATAGAAAAATCATTACCCATAAAACAAA encodes:
- the LOC115991779 gene encoding trimethyltridecatetraene synthase-like, with protein sequence METPTWPSLTLAWLATIALLLLSHYLRRRKVNLPPGPKPWPIIGNLNLIGSLPHRSIHELSQKYGPIMHLRFGSFPVVVGSSVEMAKAFLKTHDVTFASRPKIAAGKYTTYNYSDITWSPYGPYWRQARRMCLMELFSAKRLESYEYIRREEMNACLRDLYESSNEAVLLKGNLTTVSLNVISRMVLGKKYTDETVDSIVSPDEFKKMLDELFLLSGVLNIGDSIPWIDFLDLQGYIKRMKALSKKFDRFLEHVLDEHIERMKGVKDYVAKDMVDVLLQFAEDPALDVKLERHGVKAFTQDLIAGGTESSAVTVEWAISEILKKPEVFKKATEELDRVIGRDRWVEEKDIVNLPYIDAIIKETMRLHPVAPMLVPRLSREDCNIAGYDILKGTRVLVNVWTIGRDPTLWDKPNEFYPERFIGKEIDVKGHDFELLPFGAGRRMCPGYSLGLKVIQSSLSNLLHGFTWSLPENMKIEDLNMEEIFGLSTPKKFPLEVVVKPRLPKHVYSM